One segment of Herbaspirillum hiltneri N3 DNA contains the following:
- the ureG gene encoding urease accessory protein UreG, giving the protein MSNPSSPNPLRVGIGGPVGSGKTALCEMLCKRMRDRYDMAVITNDIYTKEDMEILLRADALPAERLMGVETGGCPHTAIREDASINLEAIARMSADFPDLDLILVESGGDNLAATFSPELSDLTIYVIDVAGGEKIPRKGGPGITRSDLLIINKTDLAPYVGANLDIMAQDAKRMRGDRPFVFTNLRSGDGVETVIEYIRKQGLLDEKK; this is encoded by the coding sequence ATGAGCAATCCTTCCTCTCCCAATCCATTGCGCGTCGGCATCGGCGGCCCGGTCGGTTCCGGCAAGACGGCGCTGTGTGAAATGTTGTGCAAGCGCATGCGCGACCGTTACGACATGGCCGTCATCACCAATGACATCTACACCAAGGAAGATATGGAGATCCTGCTGCGCGCCGATGCGCTGCCGGCGGAGCGCCTGATGGGTGTCGAGACCGGTGGCTGTCCGCATACGGCGATCCGCGAGGATGCCTCGATCAACCTCGAAGCGATCGCGCGCATGAGTGCGGATTTCCCGGATCTGGACCTGATACTGGTAGAATCCGGCGGCGACAATCTGGCGGCAACGTTCAGTCCCGAATTGTCGGACCTGACCATTTACGTGATCGACGTCGCCGGCGGCGAGAAGATTCCGCGCAAAGGCGGCCCCGGCATCACGCGTTCGGATCTGCTGATCATCAACAAGACCGATCTGGCGCCTTATGTCGGCGCCAATCTGGACATCATGGCCCAGGACGCCAAGCGCATGCGCGGCGACCGGCCGTTTGTGTTCACCAATTTGCGCAGCGGCGACGGTGTCGAGACGGTGATTGAGTACATCCGCAAGCAAGGCTTGCTGGATGAGAAGAAGTGA
- a CDS encoding HupE/UreJ family protein has protein sequence MFRISSKNLARASALTIAALTSTSVLAHPGHPDSLMSASMSFGAGFSHPFSGVDHLLAMLAVGLWAAQNKRSAMWVLPLAFPLMMVVGALLAFAGLSIPAAETGIAASVAVLGLLIAFAVRMPLWASTVVVSLFAVFHGYAHGSELPHGSSAALYGAGFVLATALLHAAGLGIGLFAGKQMADKLVRIGGVGIAAVGVYLLAAA, from the coding sequence ATGTTCCGTATTTCCAGCAAAAACCTCGCACGCGCGAGCGCGCTGACCATCGCGGCGCTGACCAGCACCAGCGTGCTGGCGCATCCCGGCCACCCGGATTCGCTGATGTCCGCGTCGATGAGTTTCGGCGCCGGCTTCAGCCATCCTTTTTCTGGCGTGGATCACTTGCTGGCGATGCTGGCGGTCGGTCTTTGGGCCGCGCAAAACAAGCGTTCGGCGATGTGGGTGTTGCCGCTAGCGTTTCCGCTGATGATGGTGGTTGGCGCGCTGCTGGCGTTTGCCGGCTTGAGCATTCCTGCTGCTGAAACAGGCATCGCCGCTTCTGTGGCGGTGCTTGGCTTGCTGATCGCCTTCGCTGTGCGCATGCCTTTGTGGGCAAGCACTGTGGTCGTGTCCTTGTTTGCGGTGTTCCATGGCTATGCGCACGGCAGTGAATTGCCGCACGGTTCCTCGGCCGCGCTATATGGCGCCGGCTTCGTGCTGGCTACGGCATTGCTGCATGCGGCCGGGCTCGGGATCGGCCTGTTTGCGGGCAAGCAGATGGCGGACAAGCTTGTGCGTATCGGCGGCGTCGGTATTGCCGCAGTCGGCGTCTATTTGCTGGCCGCTGCTTAA
- a CDS encoding BON domain-containing protein — protein MQKTKAISTLVAAAFLTAATAAPAVYAADTSTGSSSASTTQKAGAYVDDSVITAKVKAAFVEDSQVSALKIKVTTKKGIVTLAGAVPNADAGQHVLQLAAAIDGVKDVKSELTIKSS, from the coding sequence ATGCAAAAGACCAAAGCCATCTCGACACTGGTTGCCGCCGCCTTCCTGACCGCCGCCACTGCGGCCCCTGCCGTCTACGCAGCGGATACTTCCACCGGTTCGTCCTCCGCCAGCACTACGCAGAAAGCCGGCGCTTATGTAGACGACTCCGTCATCACCGCCAAGGTCAAGGCCGCTTTCGTTGAAGACAGCCAGGTGTCGGCCCTGAAGATCAAGGTCACCACCAAGAAGGGTATCGTCACCCTGGCCGGCGCAGTGCCTAATGCCGACGCCGGCCAGCACGTATTGCAGCTGGCGGCAGCGATCGACGGCGTGAAGGACGTGAAGAGCGAACTGACCATCAAGAGCAGCTAA
- a CDS encoding sigma 54-interacting transcriptional regulator: MSTPRHLLLVDDDADLLQLLSLRLTANGYRVTAVASAEAAQAQLAIDLPALVISDIRLPGKDGLALFDEIRAQYPALPVILLTAHGTIPDAVEATTRGAFAYLTKPYDAKILLAKIEQALSLTASADGNADDAWREELISRSPRMAEVLSEARLVAVSDASILIRGESGTGKELLARAIHRASRRPKAPFIAVNCAAIPEQLLESELFGHVKGAFTGAVEHRKGLFQAADGGTLFLDEIGDMPLPLQVKLLRVLQERTVRPVGSNDSTTVDVRILSATHRNLDAAMADGSFREDLYYRLNVVTLALPLLVERREDIALLANHFLQAIAARYQKKLNGFAPDALEILMMASWPGNVRQLYNVVEQVCALSTAPLIPAALVQRALRVPALEVLRYADAKQRFERDYLIQLLKLTDGNVTDAARLADRNRTEFYRLLQKNGLDPRLFRGDEDDVAVERQE; this comes from the coding sequence ATGAGCACACCGCGCCACCTGCTGCTGGTCGATGACGACGCTGATTTGCTGCAATTGCTGTCGCTGCGCCTGACCGCGAACGGTTACCGCGTGACCGCCGTGGCGAGCGCGGAAGCGGCCCAGGCGCAACTGGCGATCGACCTGCCGGCGCTGGTGATCAGCGATATCCGCCTGCCGGGCAAGGACGGGCTGGCGCTGTTCGACGAGATCCGCGCGCAATATCCGGCGCTGCCGGTGATCTTGCTGACCGCGCACGGCACCATTCCGGACGCCGTCGAGGCCACCACCCGCGGCGCCTTCGCCTACCTGACCAAGCCCTACGACGCCAAGATCCTGCTGGCCAAGATCGAGCAGGCGCTCAGCCTGACCGCGTCGGCTGACGGCAATGCCGACGATGCCTGGCGCGAAGAATTGATCAGCCGCAGCCCGCGCATGGCGGAAGTGCTGTCGGAAGCGCGCCTGGTGGCGGTGTCCGATGCCAGCATCCTGATCCGCGGCGAAAGCGGCACCGGCAAGGAATTGTTGGCGCGCGCGATCCACCGCGCCAGCCGCCGCCCCAAGGCGCCGTTCATCGCGGTCAACTGCGCCGCGATCCCCGAACAGTTGCTGGAGTCGGAGCTGTTCGGCCACGTCAAGGGCGCCTTCACCGGCGCGGTCGAGCATCGCAAGGGTTTGTTCCAGGCGGCCGACGGCGGCACGCTGTTCCTCGACGAGATCGGCGACATGCCGTTGCCGCTGCAGGTGAAGCTGCTGCGCGTGCTGCAGGAGCGCACGGTGCGGCCGGTCGGCTCCAATGACAGCACTACGGTGGACGTGCGCATCCTGTCGGCGACCCATCGCAACCTGGATGCGGCAATGGCCGACGGCTCCTTCCGCGAAGATCTCTATTACCGGCTCAACGTGGTCACCTTGGCGCTGCCCCTGCTGGTCGAGCGGCGTGAGGATATTGCGCTGCTGGCCAATCATTTCCTGCAGGCAATCGCCGCCAGGTACCAGAAGAAGCTCAACGGCTTCGCTCCCGATGCGCTGGAAATACTGATGATGGCGTCCTGGCCCGGCAACGTGCGCCAGCTATATAACGTGGTCGAGCAGGTGTGCGCCTTGTCGACCGCGCCGCTGATCCCGGCTGCGCTGGTGCAGCGCGCCTTGCGGGTGCCGGCGCTGGAGGTCCTGCGCTATGCGGATGCCAAGCAGCGGTTCGAGCGCGACTACCTAATTCAGCTGCTGAAATTGACCGACGGCAACGTCACCGATGCGGCACGGCTGGCCGACCGCAATCGGACCGAGTTCTATCGTCTATTACAGAAGAATGGGCTGGATCCACGGCTTTTCCGCGGAGATGAGGACGACGTCGCCGTCGAGCGACAAGAGTAA
- a CDS encoding HAMP domain-containing sensor histidine kinase produces the protein MLPGLSFRQLLLAAFLLIAALLSGTSVHALFTLERMSVHSRETAGQAVRLTEQAQRLAERTVAMERSARQYLVLDDPAFRDRYAEAWQQAKAALAELQEALPQAPAETFNSWNSYGEAAWTVLQADQAPATAVDPAPAAAGKRKQAARKVEARKPDQRALFQAFAHLPALNEQLALESKREVERRNNTLSNDLEQQRKMLSFQVIGAIVLAVLLAFWFGLWLSRPLARIELAISRLGENRFDQPIVVKGPADLRRLGQQLDWLRQRLADLEAEKSRFLRHVSHELKTPLAALCEGAALLDDEVAGKLTDSQREISRILRQNTQALQTQIEDLLRYNEVAFDAQHINRLPVDLRALLYKVIDDQRLQWVARDLKVEVEGGARTAVLDPDKFAIVLANLLSNAVRFSPRGGTIRFVLSGHAGRVRLDCIDQGPGVAATDAARIFDPFYQGLNQPQGARHGNGIGLSIVREYVLAHNGEVQLVAGPGGAHFRIELPDES, from the coding sequence ATGTTGCCGGGATTGTCATTTCGTCAGCTGCTGCTGGCGGCGTTCCTGTTGATCGCCGCGCTGCTCAGCGGTACCTCGGTGCATGCCTTGTTCACGCTGGAGCGCATGTCCGTCCACAGCCGCGAGACCGCCGGCCAGGCTGTGCGCCTGACCGAGCAGGCGCAGCGGCTGGCCGAACGTACCGTTGCGATGGAGCGCAGCGCGCGCCAGTACCTGGTGCTGGACGATCCGGCTTTCCGCGATCGTTACGCCGAGGCATGGCAACAAGCCAAGGCCGCGCTGGCCGAATTGCAGGAAGCGCTGCCGCAGGCGCCGGCCGAAACATTCAATTCCTGGAATAGCTACGGCGAAGCGGCGTGGACGGTATTGCAGGCGGACCAGGCGCCTGCGACGGCCGTCGATCCTGCACCGGCAGCGGCTGGGAAGCGCAAGCAGGCGGCGCGCAAGGTCGAGGCGCGCAAGCCTGACCAGCGTGCGCTGTTCCAGGCCTTTGCCCATCTGCCGGCGCTCAACGAACAACTGGCGCTGGAAAGCAAACGCGAAGTCGAGCGTCGCAACAATACCTTGTCCAACGACCTCGAGCAGCAGCGCAAGATGCTGAGCTTCCAGGTGATCGGCGCCATCGTGCTGGCGGTACTGCTGGCGTTCTGGTTCGGGCTGTGGCTGTCGCGGCCGCTGGCGCGCATCGAGCTGGCGATCAGCCGCCTCGGCGAAAACCGTTTCGACCAGCCGATCGTGGTCAAGGGGCCGGCCGACTTGCGCCGCCTGGGCCAGCAGCTGGACTGGCTGCGGCAACGGCTGGCCGACCTGGAGGCGGAGAAGTCGCGCTTCCTGCGCCATGTTTCGCATGAATTGAAGACGCCGCTGGCGGCCTTGTGCGAAGGCGCGGCGCTGCTCGATGATGAAGTGGCCGGCAAGCTGACCGACAGCCAGCGCGAGATTTCGCGCATCCTGCGGCAGAACACGCAGGCGCTGCAGACCCAGATCGAGGATCTGCTGCGCTATAACGAAGTGGCCTTCGATGCCCAGCACATCAACCGCCTGCCGGTGGATTTGCGCGCGCTTCTATATAAGGTGATCGATGACCAGCGCTTGCAATGGGTGGCGCGCGACCTCAAGGTTGAAGTCGAGGGCGGTGCGCGTACGGCGGTGCTGGATCCGGACAAGTTCGCCATCGTGCTGGCCAACCTGCTGTCGAACGCGGTGCGCTTCAGTCCGCGCGGCGGCACCATCCGTTTCGTGCTGTCGGGACATGCCGGCCGCGTGCGGCTCGATTGCATCGACCAGGGACCGGGCGTGGCGGCGACCGATGCGGCGCGGATTTTCGATCCCTTCTACCAGGGCCTGAACCAGCCGCAAGGTGCGCGCCACGGCAATGGCATCGGCCTGTCGATCGTGCGCGAGTACGTGCTGGCGCACAATGGCGAGGTGCAATTGGTGGCGGGCCCGGGCGGCGCACATTTCCGCATCGAATTGCCGGATGAAAGCTGA
- a CDS encoding MFS transporter, translating to MEPPKSKTPAAHPVVIAGEGLPADKRAIAVITLLIAVGLATLDTAIANTALPVMARDLNATPAASVWIVTAYQLAMMVSLLPLAALGEIVGYRRIYIAGLALFTAASLLCAVAWSLPALTVARFLQGLGGAGIMSVNTALIRYIYPTRSLGRGVGINTLIVAISFTVGPSVASGILAIAPWPWLFAVNVPLGIVGLLMAIPSLPYTPKSSHHFDIKSALLNAAAFGLLIMAIGEGAHQAAPAVVALEFVAALVCGYLLMRREASHPAPMLPVDLFRRPMFSLSAITAVCSFAAQGLAFVSLPFFFHHDLGRSQVEIGLLMTPWPVAVAIMAPIAGRMSDHYPAGILGGFGLALLCVGLMLMTLMPAAPSVFEISWRMFVCGMGFGFFQSPNLKALMTSAPPNRSGGASGIVATARLFGQSIGAALVALCFSLSELHGSRIALGLGAGFAGAACLASFLRLLTTNPYAPPAPK from the coding sequence ATGGAACCTCCGAAGTCCAAGACCCCTGCTGCCCACCCCGTCGTCATCGCCGGTGAAGGCTTGCCCGCCGACAAACGCGCCATCGCCGTCATCACGCTGCTCATCGCGGTCGGCCTGGCCACGCTCGACACCGCCATCGCCAACACCGCGCTGCCGGTCATGGCGCGCGATCTCAACGCCACCCCCGCCGCCTCGGTCTGGATCGTCACCGCCTACCAGCTGGCCATGATGGTGTCGCTGCTGCCGCTGGCAGCACTGGGCGAAATCGTCGGCTATCGCCGCATCTATATCGCCGGTCTGGCGCTGTTCACGGCTGCCTCGCTGCTGTGCGCCGTGGCCTGGTCGCTACCCGCGCTCACCGTCGCGCGCTTCCTGCAGGGCCTGGGCGGCGCCGGCATCATGAGCGTCAATACCGCGCTGATCCGCTACATCTACCCGACCCGCTCGCTCGGCCGCGGCGTCGGCATCAACACGCTCATCGTCGCCATCTCGTTTACCGTCGGCCCCAGCGTCGCCTCCGGCATCCTGGCGATCGCGCCGTGGCCATGGCTGTTCGCGGTGAACGTCCCGCTCGGCATCGTCGGCCTGCTGATGGCGATACCGTCGCTGCCGTACACGCCGAAGTCCTCTCACCATTTCGACATCAAGAGCGCGCTGCTCAACGCCGCCGCCTTCGGCCTGCTGATCATGGCCATCGGCGAAGGCGCGCATCAGGCGGCGCCCGCCGTGGTCGCGCTGGAGTTCGTAGCCGCGCTGGTGTGCGGCTATCTGCTGATGCGCCGCGAAGCCTCGCACCCGGCGCCGATGCTGCCGGTCGACTTGTTCCGCCGGCCGATGTTCTCGCTGTCGGCCATTACGGCGGTGTGTTCGTTCGCTGCGCAAGGGCTGGCGTTCGTGTCGCTGCCGTTCTTCTTCCATCACGACCTCGGCCGCTCGCAAGTTGAAATCGGATTGCTGATGACGCCATGGCCGGTCGCCGTTGCCATCATGGCGCCGATCGCCGGACGCATGTCGGATCACTATCCGGCCGGCATCCTCGGCGGCTTCGGCCTGGCGCTGCTGTGTGTCGGCCTGATGCTGATGACGCTGATGCCGGCGGCGCCGAGCGTGTTCGAGATTTCCTGGCGCATGTTCGTCTGCGGCATGGGCTTCGGCTTCTTCCAGTCGCCCAATCTGAAAGCCCTGATGACCAGCGCGCCGCCCAATCGCAGCGGCGGCGCCAGCGGCATCGTCGCCACCGCGCGGCTGTTCGGCCAGAGCATCGGCGCGGCGCTGGTGGCGCTATGTTTCAGCCTGTCGGAACTGCACGGCTCACGCATCGCGCTCGGACTCGGCGCCGGCTTTGCAGGCGCCGCCTGCCTCGCCAGCTTCCTGCGTCTGCTGACCACCAATCCTTACGCGCCGCCGGCGCCGAAATAA
- a CDS encoding HD-GYP domain-containing protein, whose translation MLKRIAPDQLRLGMYVQEIPGPWMNHPFWRGSFKLEKYEDLKTLRSAKIEQILIDTSKGRDIVMEDEPKAAAPVAAESTPEAAADAAAIDIPAEPTRSRPAKIVVQVGAEQERVQAARVLTASRKAIMTMFNETRMGKALDVRQAMPVVQEITASVARNSGALISLARLKTADDYTYMHSVAVCALMIALGHQLGLSPEETRQAGIAGLLHDIGKMAVPADILNKPGKLTDDEFTSVKKHAQAGHAILRGVDGIGDAALDVSLHHHEKIDGSGYPFNLKGNQISMVAKMGAVCDVYDAITSNRPYKPGWEPGHSVKRMASNQGHFDETILEAFIKSVGIFPTGSCVVMHSGKVGIVIDQHPGSLLTPKVKVFFSALTMAPLPIEIIDLATTRSGDKIASHADPAKLHLPNLETIWASTVIT comes from the coding sequence GTGTTGAAGCGTATTGCACCCGATCAGTTGCGTCTTGGCATGTATGTCCAGGAGATTCCAGGCCCGTGGATGAATCATCCATTCTGGCGGGGTTCCTTCAAGCTGGAGAAGTACGAAGACCTCAAGACGCTGCGTTCCGCCAAGATCGAACAAATCCTGATCGATACCAGCAAGGGCCGTGACATCGTCATGGAAGACGAGCCCAAAGCGGCCGCGCCCGTCGCCGCCGAATCAACTCCGGAAGCTGCTGCCGATGCTGCAGCAATCGACATACCCGCCGAACCCACCCGCTCAAGGCCAGCCAAAATCGTCGTTCAGGTCGGCGCCGAACAGGAACGCGTGCAAGCCGCGCGCGTCCTGACCGCGTCCAGGAAGGCCATCATGACGATGTTCAACGAGACCCGCATGGGCAAGGCGCTGGACGTACGCCAGGCGATGCCGGTGGTGCAGGAAATCACCGCTTCGGTAGCGCGCAACTCCGGCGCGCTGATCAGCCTGGCGCGCCTGAAGACCGCCGACGACTACACCTACATGCATTCGGTGGCGGTGTGTGCGCTGATGATCGCGCTCGGCCACCAGCTCGGGCTGTCACCGGAAGAAACACGCCAGGCCGGCATCGCCGGGCTGCTGCACGACATCGGCAAGATGGCAGTGCCTGCGGACATCCTCAACAAACCCGGCAAGCTCACCGACGACGAATTCACCTCCGTCAAGAAACACGCGCAAGCCGGCCATGCCATCCTGCGCGGCGTCGACGGCATCGGCGACGCCGCACTCGATGTCTCGCTGCATCATCACGAGAAGATCGACGGCAGCGGCTACCCGTTCAACCTCAAGGGCAATCAGATTTCCATGGTGGCGAAAATGGGCGCGGTGTGCGACGTCTACGACGCCATCACGTCCAACCGCCCCTACAAGCCGGGCTGGGAGCCGGGCCATTCGGTCAAGCGCATGGCCAGCAACCAGGGCCATTTCGACGAGACCATCCTCGAGGCATTCATCAAGAGCGTGGGGATTTTTCCGACCGGCTCCTGCGTGGTGATGCACTCGGGCAAGGTCGGCATTGTGATCGACCAACATCCGGGATCGCTACTCACGCCGAAGGTGAAAGTGTTTTTCTCGGCGCTGACGATGGCGCCGCTGCCGATCGAGATCATCGACCTGGCTACCACCCGCAGCGGCGACAAGATCGCCTCGCATGCGGATCCGGCCAAACTGCACCTGCCCAATCTGGAAACGATCTGGGCGTCGACGGTAATTACTTGA
- a CDS encoding BLUF domain-containing protein: MLVRLIYASRACTPISQEQVDAILATARGHNPAKGITGVLCHSEDVFVQALEGGREQVNQLYARLLQDPRHKDVILLCYEEIGVRRYSSWTMGKVRLDKVNRSLLLKYSSTGVLNPYDVSGCATVALLEELAETGAFAVRD; this comes from the coding sequence ATGCTGGTTCGTCTGATCTATGCAAGCCGCGCCTGTACGCCGATTTCCCAGGAACAGGTCGACGCCATCCTGGCGACGGCGCGCGGCCACAATCCCGCCAAAGGCATCACCGGCGTGCTGTGCCACAGCGAAGACGTGTTCGTGCAGGCCCTGGAAGGCGGCCGCGAGCAGGTCAACCAGCTGTACGCGCGCCTGTTGCAGGACCCGCGCCACAAGGACGTGATTCTGCTGTGCTACGAGGAAATCGGCGTGCGCCGCTATTCGTCGTGGACCATGGGCAAGGTGCGGCTGGACAAGGTCAACCGTTCGCTGTTGCTGAAATATTCCAGCACCGGCGTGCTCAATCCTTATGACGTGTCGGGTTGCGCCACGGTGGCGCTGCTGGAAGAGTTGGCCGAGACCGGCGCCTTCGCCGTCCGTGACTGA
- the folE gene encoding GTP cyclohydrolase I, with protein MATDQPRPSLHDELVSTRIRARIKAAGVRFHANDNISAFIEEGELDALQAEVQAKLAGVLESLVIDVESDHNTQDTAKRVAKMYLQEVFHGRYRPAPPVTEFPNIERLNELMIVGPITVRSACSHHLCPIMGKVWVGVMPNEHSNLIGLSKYARLIEWIMSRPQIQEEAVSQVAGLLMEKLQPDGLAIVMEADHFCMHWRGVKDTESKMINSVMRGSFLRDANLRREFLALIRKG; from the coding sequence ATGGCAACAGACCAACCACGACCAAGCCTGCACGACGAACTGGTGTCGACGCGCATCCGTGCGCGCATCAAGGCTGCCGGCGTCCGTTTTCACGCCAACGACAATATCTCCGCCTTCATTGAAGAGGGCGAGCTCGATGCCTTGCAGGCTGAAGTGCAGGCCAAGCTGGCGGGCGTGCTCGAGAGCCTGGTGATCGATGTCGAGAGCGACCACAATACCCAGGACACCGCCAAGCGCGTGGCCAAGATGTATCTGCAGGAAGTGTTCCACGGACGCTACCGGCCGGCGCCGCCGGTGACGGAATTCCCCAATATCGAACGCCTCAACGAACTGATGATCGTCGGGCCGATCACGGTGCGCAGCGCCTGCTCGCATCACCTGTGTCCGATCATGGGCAAGGTCTGGGTCGGCGTGATGCCGAATGAACATTCCAACCTGATCGGCCTGTCCAAATATGCGCGCCTGATCGAGTGGATCATGAGCCGTCCGCAGATCCAGGAAGAAGCCGTGTCGCAAGTGGCCGGCCTGCTGATGGAAAAGCTGCAGCCGGACGGCCTGGCGATCGTGATGGAAGCCGATCACTTCTGCATGCACTGGCGCGGCGTCAAGGACACCGAGTCGAAGATGATCAACAGCGTCATGCGCGGCTCGTTCCTGCGCGACGCCAACCTGCGCCGCGAATTCCTCGCACTCATCCGGAAGGGGTAA
- a CDS encoding methyl-accepting chemotaxis protein — translation MKKLKLGTRLGLAFGLVVLLLIGITGLGIQSLGALHDGTQLIVKNRYPQVVVANDIVLQISDNAIAMRNILLIDDHEALLKEIQRIEDGEKGINASLATLQQMLSSDMGRKSYGEISALRATYEKGQREFLKLAATGATMDASQLLLTSLRNDQQNYINRVKGFIKGGSIVMAKSSAEASDLYHGKTVIMLVMATAAVLLACGFAFWITRSITRPVNHAVQVARSVAAGDLSSHVEVNSQDEIGQLLMALRDMNGSLTTIVSEVRTGADTIATASSEIATGNLDLSSRTEQQAGSLEETAATMEQLTATVKQNAENARQANQLAATASDVATHSGSVVAQVVTTMGSISDSSKKIVDIISVIDGIAFQTNILALNAAVEAARAGEQGRGFAVVASEVRSLAQRSATAAKEIKALIDDSVEKVDIGSKLVAQAGGTMDEVVASVRRVSDIVGEISFASQEQSSGIGQVNQAITQMDEVTQQNAALVEQAAAAAQSLQDQSANLARVVGVFRLNAHDAPRLGTPAAPAARVAARAVPAPAPAGKPALAYGSGRAAPPLPSGDGDWETF, via the coding sequence ATGAAGAAACTGAAACTCGGAACGCGGCTCGGCCTTGCGTTCGGCCTCGTGGTATTGCTGCTGATCGGCATCACAGGCCTCGGCATCCAGAGCCTGGGCGCCTTGCATGACGGCACGCAATTGATCGTCAAGAATCGCTATCCGCAAGTGGTGGTGGCCAATGACATCGTGCTGCAGATCAGCGACAACGCCATCGCGATGCGCAACATCCTGCTGATCGACGATCATGAAGCCTTGCTCAAGGAAATCCAGCGCATCGAAGACGGCGAAAAAGGCATCAACGCCAGTCTCGCGACGCTCCAGCAGATGCTGTCGAGCGACATGGGACGCAAGTCCTACGGCGAAATCTCGGCCCTGCGCGCAACCTATGAAAAAGGCCAGAGGGAATTCCTCAAGCTGGCCGCCACCGGCGCCACCATGGATGCGTCGCAGCTGCTGCTGACGTCCTTGCGCAACGACCAGCAGAACTACATCAACCGCGTCAAAGGCTTTATCAAGGGCGGTTCCATCGTCATGGCCAAGAGCAGCGCCGAGGCCAGCGATCTCTATCACGGCAAGACCGTCATCATGCTGGTCATGGCGACGGCGGCCGTACTGCTGGCCTGCGGTTTTGCATTCTGGATCACGCGCTCGATCACGCGCCCCGTCAATCATGCGGTGCAAGTGGCGCGGAGCGTCGCCGCCGGCGACCTGAGCAGCCATGTCGAGGTGAACTCGCAGGATGAAATCGGCCAGTTGCTGATGGCGCTCCGCGACATGAACGGCAGCCTCACCACCATCGTGTCGGAAGTGCGCACCGGCGCCGACACCATCGCCACCGCCTCGTCCGAAATCGCCACCGGCAATCTCGACCTGTCGTCGCGCACCGAGCAGCAGGCCGGTTCGCTCGAAGAAACCGCGGCGACGATGGAGCAGCTCACCGCCACCGTCAAACAAAACGCCGAGAATGCGCGCCAGGCCAACCAGCTCGCCGCCACGGCGTCCGACGTCGCCACGCATAGCGGTTCGGTGGTAGCGCAGGTGGTGACGACGATGGGATCGATCAGCGACTCGTCGAAGAAGATCGTCGATATCATCAGCGTCATCGACGGCATCGCGTTCCAGACCAATATCCTTGCCCTGAACGCAGCGGTGGAAGCGGCGCGCGCCGGCGAACAAGGGCGCGGTTTTGCGGTAGTCGCCTCCGAGGTGCGCAGTCTGGCGCAGCGCTCGGCCACCGCCGCCAAGGAAATCAAGGCGCTCATCGACGACTCCGTCGAGAAGGTCGACATCGGCAGCAAACTGGTCGCCCAGGCCGGCGGCACCATGGACGAGGTGGTCGCCAGCGTCAGGCGCGTGAGCGACATCGTCGGCGAGATCAGCTTCGCCAGCCAGGAACAAAGCTCGGGTATCGGGCAAGTCAACCAGGCCATTACGCAAATGGACGAGGTCACGCAACAGAACGCCGCGCTGGTCGAGCAGGCCGCCGCCGCCGCGCAATCGCTGCAGGATCAGTCGGCCAACCTGGCGCGGGTGGTGGGGGTGTTCCGCCTCAACGCGCACGATGCGCCACGGCTAGGGACGCCGGCCGCGCCGGCAGCACGTGTTGCGGCACGGGCGGTGCCAGCTCCTGCGCCTGCAGGGAAGCCGGCGCTGGCCTATGGTTCCGGCAGGGCAGCGCCGCCATTACCGTCCGGCGACGGCGATTGGGAGACGTTCTGA